A single window of Myxocyprinus asiaticus isolate MX2 ecotype Aquarium Trade chromosome 48, UBuf_Myxa_2, whole genome shotgun sequence DNA harbors:
- the LOC127437325 gene encoding uncharacterized protein LOC127437325: MHSPDMKISNEDMTSHFHKVLEFAKDLEPYAPELKDLGEEITQFNNILDKNFSHTTQNEVDGKLEDIRSMKEIQKVLDREQEAMKEKIEDILLRFEGNQEEATKEEPQGMNNLLDFLDQNKDLLENLGPQVTKLKEMQDKVDQHDQQITNLTVRVDQLEEVTKDPMCSDKPPRYKNHLLEFSCAKKWLDPKCIEDREAQGYRGRVEVNGQIFTGKQVWNSRKAAHQEVAQIALEQLQSEVEITNEPSSSSTSSVIQTDMSSTSSTGITFFGKVIVDLNQEVESDGCYSTKEEANESAYKVLWKHLQGVMAPIQDQTYNSAIMEYFMKLGFQKPAEDFVPNDDNTTVCKLKLSRPFTFYDRDGSTKKKQAEQQAAKVALQHLSGILNCAPISDTEKNFKSILKERLEAHGFKNPMYETEQKDGSSEESVNCGISPDLSNRELDFEISITQATVKPDSELESQSISTPMELSPHQVSVSDNVLLLPDPQDSSSPGSHRKRARIDCPDERKSSEQVKQHFSQNSLALPQEDFEGSTKPFYCSLKDITYNVDYEGQGSSESEAKLHALQKALSSLSPLFDYPSLTGANTAEEVENQLSSMLKRPEQKDPIISQKDPLKKACVQLSFNNFTVKCTCKGSKKAARNHLSSRILGLLGVKTAWEDNWERAKKKLLEELKLNRFQFLTD, encoded by the exons ATGCACTCACCTGACATGAAAATaagcaatgaggacatgaccagCCATTTTCACAAGGTCTTGGAGTTTGCCAAGGACCTTGAACCTTATGCCCCAGAACTCAAAGACTTGGGAGAGGAGATAACGCAG TTTAACAATATTTTGGACAAGAATTTCAGTCACACCACACAGAATGAAGTAGATGGCAAACTGGAAGACATCCGCAGCATGAAAGAGATCCAGAAAGTCCTGGACCGTGAGCAGGAAGCCATGAAGGAAAAGATTGAAGACATTCTCTTGCGCTTTGAGGGGAACCAAGAAGAAGCCACCAAA GAAGAACCACAGGGTATGAACAATCTCCTGGACTTTCTGGACCAAAACAAAGACCTCCTGGAGAACTTGGGCCCTCAGGTCACTAAACTTAAAGAGATGCAGGACAAAGTAGATCAACATGATCAGCAGATCACTAACCTGACTGTCAGAGTGGATCAACTGGAGGAGGTGACAAAAG ATCCAATGTGCTCTGACAAGCCACCAAGATACAAGAATCATCTTTTAGAATTTTCTTGCGCAAAGAAATGGCTAGATCCGAAATGTATTGAGGACCGGGAAGCTCAAG GTTACAGGGGTCGGGTGGAAGTGAATGGACAAATTTTCACCGGTAAACAGGTATGGAACAGCAGGAAGGCTGCCCATCAGGAGGTAGCACAAATTGCCCTCGAGCAACTGCAATCAGAGGTTGAAATCACAAATGAACCATCAAGCTCTTCAACCTCATCAGTCATTCAGACAGACATGTCCAGTACATCTTCCACGG GGATCACTTTCTTTGGTAAAGTGATTGTGGATCTTAATCAAGAAGTTGAGTCTGATGGATGCTATTCAACCAAAGAAGAAGCAAATGAATCAGCTTATAAGGTTTTATGGAAACATTTACAAGGTGTTATGGCCCCAATACAAG ATCAGACATACAATTCAGCGATCATGGAATATTTTATGAAGCTTGGTTTCCAAAAACCAGCAGAGGACTTTGTTCCAAATGATGACAACACAACTGTCTGCAAGCTCAAACTCAGCAGGccatttactttttatgacagAG ATGGCTCCACCAAGAAGAAGCAAGCAGAGCAGCAGGCAGCTAAAGTTGCTCTGCAGCATTTGTCAGGGATCCTCAACTGTGCTCCGATATCAGATACTGAGAAGAACTTCAAAAGTATTCTGAAGGAGCGTCTAGAGGCCCACGGTTTTAAAAATCCCATGTATGAAACAGAACAAAAAGATGGATCCAGCGAAGAGTCAGTGAACTGTGGCATCAGCCCAGACCTTTCAAACCGTGAGTTGGACTTTGAAA tatctaTCACTCAGGCAACAGTGAAACCGGATTCAGAGCTGGAGTCTCAAAGCATCTCCACACCAATGGAGCTCTCACCACATCAGGTGTCAGTCAGTGATAATGTTCTTCTATTACCAGATCCTCAAGACTCAAGTTCTCCGGGCTCACACAGGAAAAGGGCCAGGATTGATTGCCCAG atgaaagGAAGTCCAGTGAGCAGGTGAAACAGCACTTTTCTCAGAACTCTCTTGCCCTTCCTCAGGAAGATTTTGAAGGCTCTACAAAGCCATTCTATTGCTCACTAAAGGACATAACTTACAATGTTGACTATGAGGGACAAG GGTCCTCAGAGAGTGAAGCGAAGTTACATGCTCTCCAGAAAGCTCTAAGCTCACTGTCACCTCTATTTGATTATCCTTCTCTAACTGGAGCTAATACTGCTGAAGAGGTGGAGAATCAGCTAAGCTCCATGCTGAAAAGGCCTGAGCAGAAAGACCCCATTATTTCCCAGAAAGACCCTTTGAAAAAAGCCTGTGTCCAGCTATCTTTCAATAACTTCACAGTGAAGTGCACATGCAAAGGCTCCAAGAAAGCAGCTCGTAATCATCTTAGTTCACGTATTCTGGGCCTGCTGGGGGTAAAGACAG
- the LOC127437749 gene encoding uncharacterized protein LOC127437749, with the protein MRKILEFRRLKLKLVYWAAVKGHSEVHPVKKVLENCWEHEYINLNSFGWKANEEAHQTGINNCAVCPTVVLPATPPWLFPMPVVDFQLLVSINDKNRQEPKETIVHKYLDLKYVSVIQLYTDGSKDPETGHTASAVYIPRFRNKTAKRTSNHISVYTTEMLAILLALQWVEVIKIPEVVICSDSFAALLSLKSGKSSTRQDILSDILQSLFRIHQTRTVISFVWVPAHIGVEGNEVVDQIAKQALKHSDIELIVPMSKLEIKGLIKGAVKDMWQKKKFKKWDSENKGRHLYNIQRIVGSERRSFGNRREDSIISHLRIGHSALNQSLLLLLLLLLFLCSFPSTSMLHTPSQ; encoded by the coding sequence ATGAGAAAAATCCTGGAGTTTCGCAGGTTAAAACTGAAATTGGTATATTGGGCAGCTGTGAAAGGGCATTCAGAAGTACATCCAGTTAAAAAAGTATTAGAAAATTGCTGGGAACAtgaatatataaatctgaatagCTTTGGATGGAAAGCAAATGAAGAGGCTCATCAAACTGGAATAAATAACTGTGCTGTTTGTCCTACTGTAGTATTGCCAGCAACACCCCCATGGCTATTCCCAATGCCTGTAGTTGACTTTCAACTTCTAGTGAGTATAAATGATAAAAACAGACAAGAACCTAAAGAAACAATAGTACATAAATATTTGGATCTGAAATATGTATCAGTAATTCAGCTATATACAGATGGATCTAAAGATCCTGAAACAGGACATACAGCATCAGCAGTGTATATACCAAGATTTAGGAACAAAACAGCAAAAAGAACATCTAATCATATATCAGTCTATACAACAGAAATGCTTGCAATATTACTGGCTCTTCAGTGGGTGGAAGTGATCAAAATACCTGAAGTGGTCATATGTTCGGACTCTTTTGCAGCATTATTAAGTCTAAAGAGTGGAAAATCATCAACTAGGCAAGACATTTTATCAGATATTTTACAAAGTTTGTTCAGAATACATCAAACAAGAACAGTTATCTCATTTGTATGGGTACCCGCTCATATAGGGGTAGAAGGAAATGAAGTGGTGGATCAAATAGCAAAACAAGCATTAAAACACTCAGACATAGAGTTGATTGTTCCAATGAGTAAATTGGAAATAAAAGGGCTAATTAAAGGAGCTGTAAAGGatatgtggcaaaaaaaaaaatttaaaaaatgggacAGTGAGAATAAAGGACGACATCTATATAATATTCAGAGAATAGTTGGGAGCGAGAGGAGAAGTTTTGGGAACAGAAGGGAAGACAGTATAATATCACATCTCAGAATTGGGCATTCTGCTCTTAaccagtcattattattattattattattattattatttttatgtagttTTCCCTCTACATCAATGCTCCACACTccatcccagtag